DNA from Hippoglossus hippoglossus isolate fHipHip1 chromosome 13, fHipHip1.pri, whole genome shotgun sequence:
TCCACCCTCGAAGATGCCCTGCCGCTCTTACGCTTCGGTTTTACCacaggggaggaaggggaggcTCCTGACGGCATGTGTGGAGAAACGGAGTTCTGCTCGGCACCGTACTTGGCCCCCTGACTGTTGGCCCTGGCGAGGAGCACCTGCCTCTGCTGCATCCGCTGGTGGTGAAGTTTCTGCCTCGCAGCGTGCAGCTGGAAGGAGAGGTACGCTGCtgcctctgtttgtttctgcagctctgtgttgaGGATGGTCGAGCAGTGGCTGCGTCGCTTGAGCTCCTCCAGGAAATGGCGCTCTTTTTCTTTGAGATTGGCTCTGAGGGCTCCCACCAACGCCCCTTTGTGAGTCAGCTCATTACGCAGCTCTCCTAAGGTGCAATCCTGCTCTTCAAGCCGGTTCTCCACATGGCGACAATGTTCTTCCAggagctcctcttcctcctgtaaCTCTGACACAGTGAAGAAATGCAAATGTTGAAACATGTTCGAAtaggattttaaataaaacttgtGTATTTGCTCAATCCAATAATTCACAAACTAAGTCAAATAATGTGAATGCTCTCTCCACAACGCACACAAAAcgaaacacacataaaacagacAGAGTATACAGACACAGTTAAATAATTGTGTTCTTTACTTTGTGACACATTGTCACAATCTCACTTATATATGCAAAGCTGAGGCTTTGTTGGTCCAGAGCCACAATTCCAACATTATCCATATATAATATTCTTGGCACAGatatgttcatttaaaaattaTATGAAAGTAATAACTGGACCAAATCAtgataactattattatttcattctgaaaaaaatgtgtgagcTACGAAATTGCTGTGGAGGCTTTAAAGTGGGTCTAGGCAGCTGCTGGGAACAATTTgctaaatataatatacattatattttatatataggTTGATTAGTGTAACCTACATTCCCACAAATGAAAGGCTGTACTGAAGCAGGACAATGTATCAAAATTACTCTTCATCATCCAGCATGGTTACAATCTAAGATGTGTTAATAAGCCAGATTCATTTTTAGCTTCTGCTTAAAATGTGACTAATGTTTTCAGTCAAATGTGAAGTCTTAAAacaacttgttttgtctgaacagaaatgaaaaatccAAAGACGTAGatacaaacagaaagaaatccTTACATGAGAGAAGCTAAACCaataattattagttttttaattCAGTTATTAATTATAATTGATCAATCATCAAAACTGCTGTTTACTGCATTTCTGGTGAtcaatgtgtattttgacttagtttggtccatgtcccatccaccaacacagaggaggctgggtttatggcctatactgcagccagccaccagggggcaatctaGACACTTTTAGGAAGCCATtatatcatccatctttataaacagtatatGTTTACAATAggtttatattttgttattttatattctgtttATCTCCTCCAAGTTCATATCCGAggaaagtaattaaaaccaaaaacagTTAATGCTGCACTATACAAACCTTTGTGTACTGTACAGTATCATCATCCAGTACAGATAAGACATCCTTTCCTAGACGGCTACAAAGACACACTAGTGCTTTAGGTCTTCTCACATCAACCTCTGTCCCAAGGTTTCATTTAAGAccgtatatatattttctgcttgtgtatatatatatatcctttgtgttctttttcgTTCATGTGAAAATCcccagaggagagggaagaataGATGAAAAGGCCTGAGTCAGTGCAGCAACCTCAGGGCTGACTGAGCTCCAGCTCtccagaggagaaggagattaCATCCACAGAGGCCGACGCTGACAGTCGAACTAGGACGAGGTTTCTGGGTGAGAGGATCTCAAAGGGTAGTGGGAGATTTTAGAGACCTTTAAAGCCTTGGAGTCCAGATTAGGCTTGAATGTAATAGGGTGCTTCAAACATCATTCTTTCCTTTCACGAACatcttttcatccttttctttccttttctacATCCTTGTCCTTCCATATTCCCCATTCCTCTGGGGACCGATCAGTCTCAGTCGCCCATCACCACCCCCAGGTTGGGCTCTAAACTAACTAATGTCCACCTAATGTGATATTCACTTCCCATAGTAaccttttctcctccaccatGTCTGCCAGCTCACCGCATCCTGATCCTGCTGCCTTTACCTTTTCCATTAATTGCTCTCTTCTATAtacctctctctccacctcttcctccctctcttttcccgACTCTAAGCTTCCCCTCCCTCTTAGCAAAGTCTGTAAGCGGACACCCCCGCTGGGACCTTCGTGGAAAAATGagagcaggaaaaagaaaaagaggatggATCAATTTTGTCGAGGTAGGGGAGGAGAACAGGGGGCAGTGTTGTATTAATGGATCGTGGGATAACGTAATGTAGTAatgtagccacacacacaggtttgtacatctatcttagaGAGGACACTCATAGACATAATGCTTTTCCTAGCCCCATACCCTAttcttaaccatcaaaactaattGCCTGaccctaacctaaacccaatTCTAACCCAACCCCTCAAACCAAATCTTAATGATGAAACAACCCGTTAtaagtgggtcagaaagtgaggaccagccaaaatgtcctcactctgtaggttgtaggctcaaaatAGTCCCCACAAAGaatctgtacaagtacacacacacattcagcctTTTGAATCTGTGTCTAATTCGCTGTGACAAAATGATGCCTATCCCTGCATCCAGACACAATAGATGGTCCCGCCAACGTCAGCTATGATCCACTGTCTTTGCAGCTGTGTGTATATCTTCATATGGCCGTGACCAATTCTTTTCAAGCAGGAAAATGTGCACACGTGaggaaaaaagcaaataaacacacatacaagggAAAACACAGATGCAATTTGCACTGATGGTTTGTAAGAGACTTCCTGCAGCTTGTGgatgaacagacagagagagatacgTAAGGAGGCAGGGGTGAAAAAAAGGAGGCAGGCGGCTGACAGGGATCTGTCCCCGGGGGGGATGGGAGGGTGGGAAGggcagagggaggcagagatggATGCAGGCACAGAGAGATGGTCGATTGGGGGTTGAGTGCAGCGAGAGTAACTGGCCCagacaaatgtaaacatgtctCTGACTCTGTGTCTCCAAACCagaagacaacaaaaaaaaaagcatatagATCAATTCGTCACTGTGAGTTTTACCTAATTGGCTTCTGCCTGAAGGCACCACCTTCAGCTCGCTCGTCAattctgaaaaacacaagagaaaaacaggaaagagCCATTAAAACCATGTGAAATCATATTGTTAGAGCATAAATACAGAGGCTGAGTGGTTCTGAAATAAGCTGCATCTACCCAGACGTTTCCTGTTGGTTAACATAGCAGATGCTCGATGCAGTTTCCAGCACATCACTGAGCTCATACATATTTTATGAGGCTAAATCTGAAACTTTACATCAAAAGAATTTGTGCCAGAGACTTTCTGCCAGTGATGCCCTGTTTCATTACTTGTCGCAgtgaggataaaaaaaactctttactGTAACTTTAATAAGATGTATAAGCATCATTAGCAATTCTCCCTGAAATCAATCCACACTTAAATAAAAACTACTGCCGCTGCAATTTTGCTTCAAGGGGCAATGCAAACCAAACAAATAGGAACCTATAGTGAGATAGAGATGCTTGGTATTAAGCTGCAATTATTAAAACATCTGATGTTGCTAAGAAAATAACCTTTACTCACATTTCAATCCAAATCTACACTTTCACTCTGTAAACAGTCTGCACGCTGATGAATTAGAAATATCATGTTATGTACTGTATACTTCTTAATACAGCACATAACATGATATTTGTAGATGTATTTCATAGCTTGATTTAATCGATAACTTTTGCATCAAATATCTTGTCTGAATGTTAGAATGGACACTAatgccgttttcagacatgaactctcaAAAATGGgaccagacattttctggagtctCCAATTTGAAGAACGCAGCAAGAGCATGTCCGGTtcagatgcgttcacaagaacaggaaaatgtctgggaCATTCAGGCGAGGGTTGGTGTCCGGGTAGAGCTCACAGCCTCCTGCAATCAATTTCGCtgctttttgtttacagcacatcaacaccgaaGTCAGTCCTTATCACTAAAAGCTCTCCATTCTCAaatcttctacgtgtatggtaCCTCTtgttcatcctgagatatttgcaatctgcttgtttgtttttaactttttcgTCTATCAggttttagaaatgttttccgctgtattctcacatgggctcattcatggacattttctggatattttactagggctggcaggaaaatatccacagcaactgacttggacaacATTGGCATTCATACAGCCCCTCTGAATAATTTCAgggaaatgtctggacttcagtaCATGTATGAAAGCAGGGTTAAAACAGACATGATTGTAGTAGCCATCATAGTGAGAGAGTTGAATCGTGTCACAGTGAGATCCCTCTGCAGTATGATTAGGATTATCCAAATATTACGTGATATGATATCTGGCACACTGACATTTTTAGATTCTGGATGGATTATATCTCATGTTCTGGCATTACAGCAACTAATGGTTTGAGAAGATAATGTATCAGACTGGTTTCAGTTATTAATGATGTTGGATTGTCcctgataaaaacatttgtctctTGTGGAAACCAGACGGCTGCCTGGTCGTGTCTGGACTGTCACTCATCTCGATGGTCAGTCAGTGATGCCTGACTGTGGGGAAATCTTGACATCAAGCTCTCAGCACacacgtgagtgtgtgtgtgtgtgtgtgtctgtctacaGTAATTTTTAGATTAATGGGGCATAGATTTGACTTCCCAGAGCGGTTAAAAATAGAGATAATCTAGAGGAGCACATGGTGGTTAGTTCTAACCTGAAAAGAGcctgaaaagagaaagatgagtgggtgaagaggagaggaagaaagataAAAGAGAAGAGTAAGGAAGAGAGGTAGGAAGGAAGGTGGGGGTGTTTGAGGAATatgaatttgattttttttcgtTATTATCCTCATTCACAACTGCCAGAGGCATTTACGAAGTTCATTTCACAGCAGGGGGCCGACTGTGAGAAATATTTCTTGAAAACAGAGTCACATAAAGGAAAAGAGGTGCTCAGCACATTTCagcatcctgtgtgtgtgtgtgtgtgtgtgtgtgtgtgtgtgtgtgtgtgtgtgtgtgtgtgtgtgtgtgtgtgtgtgtgtgtgtgtgtgtgtgtgtgtgtgtgtgtgtgtgtgtctttgtagaTCAGACTTATCTCCTGCAGCCTCACTGAGCATTCCGGGGGTTTTGTTTCTCGGCTCAACCTTGGACGTTGTAAAGAGGACAAACTGCACGAACACACCCGCAAATAATTGATTTCTGTGACTCACACATCATATCAGAGAAAAGGGCCCCTTTTTGAATGAGGTTAGAGAAAGGTAAATGCCTTCATGCCAATAAGGAGTAGTGGTAGTAGAGGTCAACAATACAACCACAGAGATAATTATGCATGCTCCCACCATCAGATCAAGCTAGCAGTACCCTGCCAGGCTGCACATGAGCGAGGTGGCAGCAAACAACTATCACACCCAATTGTCATTTCAAAGTTGAGCACTTTGGCCAGCTCTATCCGGGGAGCAGGGGGTGAGCCTTTCAGGGATTGTTTGTGGATGTGTGCAGGAGCAAATATAATCAACCAGTAAGTGAGCTTCGATAAATTGAAGCAGCAACGTTTGTTTTGACCTTCACGTTTCTCCACATCGACCAAAACTTAACATATCGACCTATAACGAGGATcgtaattacatttttgagaGATTGTTATTTTCAGTCTCATTTTCCTGCATACTGGGAATCAATGAGCCTGTGCAGCAGCCATTTGATCCTACTTTGCCTTAAAAAGAAGATTTTCCACTATGGCATGAAAGCATCATAAGAGGCTTTAAAGACGCTCGGCAGAAAGAGGAGATGATCTTGGGTGTTTCAGTGAATGTGGCAGAACACTGTCCCTGCTTATGCAACCCTGCAGAAACGTCTGAGGAGTGTGGAGATAAAGGTCTGTGTTACAGGCAGACACAAACTGCTGAGCAGATTCATgactccagctgctgcaggacaaagatttatttctgtttatgaGACACGAGgacagaatgtgtttattgccagagagaaaaagcagTAAATCTCTCTGAAGTCTCTGTTATTGATAAAATGATTTCttataatgttgtttttctgaaggTTCAGCCAAACAACTGTCGTGTTTTCCTGGATGCTGAATGAATACATGAACATCACTTTGATTCTGTGTGGACAGAAGTCATCAACtatctgtaaaacacacacacgcagacacacacacacacgtacacacacacacacacacagtatttgttTAACCACAATCCCCTTTGGATGGATTACTAAGCGCTATGGAATCCATGGATTAACCAAACCATGAtggacatgtttgtgtgcatctttCCGAGGATTTATTTGATTGAcgataaatgtgtgtgtgtgttagagtatTTTGTATGTTAGTCTGTaccatgtgtatgtttgtgttcagtttGTGAAGACGAAATGTTGGGGATTCTGTTATCTTTACAGCCCCATTCATTTTAGGGTTTTAGGTTAGAATTAAGATCAGATTACTGCAATGGTCATATCACAatgtttaaactgtatttaagaGCAGCTGAGTGGGAAAACTTCAACCTCTGACTTGGAGATATCGGGAATTTCTGACATAGACA
Protein-coding regions in this window:
- the si:dkey-54n8.4 gene encoding coiled-coil domain-containing protein 92 — its product is MADESSSVSQQLKSVERSMVFLRQEHLTLLHGLHLEILSLQKRCSELTSELKVVPSGRSQLELQEEEELLEEHCRHVENRLEEQDCTLGELRNELTHKGALVGALRANLKEKERHFLEELKRRSHCSTILNTELQKQTEAAAYLSFQLHAARQKLHHQRMQQRQVLLARANSQGAKYGAEQNSVSPHMPSGASPSSPVVKPKRKSGRASSRVERSRECVPIERVMGPAEPTAMPDPALFLHPRRHRARSRHTVAQRQTPLGMEREDEEEGGGEGPVEPQDEAARLMSSAAVPPAAETKAD